The region ACTGCTTCTTCTGCTAACAGAATGGCTTATACTTTCAAAGAACCTATTGGGGTTGTTGCTGCAATCTCTGCTTTTAACCACCCTTTTAACTTAGCTATTCACCAAGTTATCCCTGCTATTGCTGTTGGGTGTCCTGTGGTTATTAAACCTGCAACTCAAACTCCTATGTCTGCTATTAGATTAGTAGAAATCTTAGAAGAAGCTGGTCTTCCTAAAGGTTGGGCTCAAGCTGTTGTTTGTGACAGAACTGGTGGGGAATTATTAGCTACATCTCCTAAAGTTAGTTTCTTAACTTTCATTGGTTCTGGTGCTGTTGGTTGGTATTTAAATTCTAAAGTTTCTAATGGTACTAGAGTTGCTTTAGAGCATGGTGGGGTTGCTCCTGTTATTGTTGAGCCTGATGCGGATATTGATGCTATGATTCCTGATTTAGGTAAAGGTGGTTTCTACCATGCTGGTCAAGTTTGTGTTTCTGTTCAAAGAGTTTATGTTCACGAATCTATTGTTGACGAGGTAGCTTCTAAGCTTTCTGATTATGCTTCTAAGTTAGTTGTTGGTAATCAATTAGACCCTAAAACTGAAGTTGGTCCTTTAATTAACAACAATGAAGTTAACAGAGTTGAAGAGTGGGTTAACGAAGCTGTTGAGAAAGGTGCTAAAGTTTTAACTGGTGGTAAGAGAATCTCTAATTCTTGTTATGA is a window of Halarcobacter sp. DNA encoding:
- a CDS encoding aldehyde dehydrogenase family protein, encoding MSTIEVTSPYDDSVVGTVPFSTNEEVQAAIDLAHATFLDHKNHLPKYKRVAILEKVAEIMSSQVEELTRLCASEGGKPWIDSEVEVYRAINGVKLAIEALGSLEGKEVAMGHTASSANRMAYTFKEPIGVVAAISAFNHPFNLAIHQVIPAIAVGCPVVIKPATQTPMSAIRLVEILEEAGLPKGWAQAVVCDRTGGELLATSPKVSFLTFIGSGAVGWYLNSKVSNGTRVALEHGGVAPVIVEPDADIDAMIPDLGKGGFYHAGQVCVSVQRVYVHESIVDEVASKLSDYASKLVVGNQLDPKTEVGPLINNNEVNRVEEWVNEAVEKGAKVLTGGKRISNSCYEPTVLLNPADDALVSTKEVFGPVVCVYSYSDMEEAIDRANSLEVSFQAAVFTKNIDKALRAVKRINGTTVMVNDHTAFRVDWMPFGGAKASGLGVGGIHDSMEEMTNEKLLVIKSPVL